From Triticum urartu cultivar G1812 chromosome 2, Tu2.1, whole genome shotgun sequence, a single genomic window includes:
- the LOC125539603 gene encoding phenolic glucoside malonyltransferase 1-like, with the protein MARDSSSSRLRVVDTAVVTPSGPPLPPSSLPLTFLDLQWIHSPPVERIFFYHIGAAHADLVVSSLKASLSTALRAFFPLAGRLRATTANGRPDIFYEPGDGVTFTVAEYDADLSDLASDHHPRQVAELVQLVPRLRHADADGGAALLSVQATVLLPRGDLALGVTVHHAACDGAGSTSFLHTWAAACAGPDRPLPLAPVIDRTLITEPAGLYEHYTNNLMSADEIEFVKMSPDQLLATFTLSREHLQGVKDAVASEAARRGQTPPRCSTLVAALGFVWSCYRRAKAETGDGAADPESPTYFIVAVDYRQLMKPPVPATYLGNCIGPAIGAAAKGELASAGADGLFTACAAIAAGIEKAVASPEWETMVERVKEAGARGVLSVAGSPRLRVYDVDFGFGPPAKVEIVSVARTGAMAVAESRGGGMEVGMSLPPAGMATFRRCFADAVAWLSSSRSTDTR; encoded by the coding sequence ATGGCACGTGACTCGTCCTCCTCCCGCCTCCGCGTCGTCGACACCGCCGTCGTCACACCGTCCGgcccgccgctgccgccgtcctCCCTCCCGCTCACCTTCCTGGACCTGCAGTGGATCCATTCCCCGCCCGTCGAGCGCATCTTCTTCTACCACATCGGCGCCGCCCATGCCGACCTCGTCGTCTCCAGCCTCAAGGCCTCGCTCTCCACGGCCCTCCGCGCCTTCTTCCCGCTTGCCGGCCGCCTCCGCGCCACCACCGCCAACGGCCGCCCCGACATCTTCTACGAGCCCGGGGACGGCGTCACCTTCACAGTCGCCGAGTACGACGCCGACCTCAGCGACCTCGCATCCGACCATCACCCCAGGCAGGTCGCTGAGCTCGTCCAGCTCGTTCCGCGCCTACGGCACGCCGACGCCGACGGAGGCGCTGCGCTTCTCTCCGTGCAGGCCACCGTGCTGCTGCCGCGGGGTGACCTCGCGCTCGGTGTGACCGTGCATCACGCCGCCTGCGACGGCGCGGGCTCCACCAGCTTCCTCCACACCTGGGCGGCCGCCTGCGCCGGACCGGACAGGCCGCTCCCGCTGGCTCCTGTCATCGACCGGACGCTCATCACTGAACCGGCAGGCCTCTACGAACACTACACGAACAACCTGATGAGCGCCGACGAGATCGAGTTCGTCAAGATGTCGCCGGACCAGCTCCTCGCCACGTTCACTCTGTCCAGGGAGCACCTGCAGGGCGTCAAGGACGCCGTGGCCAGCGAGGCCGCGCGGCGTGGCCAGACGCCGCCAAGGTGCTCGACGCTCGTCGCCGCCTTAGGCTTCGTCTGGTCGTGCTACCGCCGAGCCAAAGCAGAGACCGGTGACGGCGCTGCGGATCCCGAATCACCAACATACTTCATCGTCGCCGTGGACTACCGGCAGTTGATGAAGCCGCCTGTGCCGGCAACGTACCTGGGCAACTGCATCGGCCCGGCCATCGGCGCAGCGGCCAAGGGGGAGCTCGCCTCGGCCGGCGCCGATGGGCTCTTCACGGCGTGCGCGGCGATAGCGGCGGGCATCGAGAAGGCGGTGGCGTCTCCAGAGTGGGAGACGATGGTGGAGCGCGTCAAGGAGGCGGGGGCGCGCGGCGTGCTGTCCGTGGCCGGGTCGCCAAGGCTCCGTGTGTACGACGTCGACTTCGGGTTCGGCCCCCCGGCGAAGGTGGAGATCGTGTCCGTGGCGAGGACCGGTGCCATGGCGGTGGCGGAGAGTCGCGGAGGAGGCATGGAGGTGGGCATGTCGCTGCCGCCGGCAGGCATGGCGACGTTCCGGAGGTGCTTCGCCGATGCCGTCGCGTGGCTCTCGTCGTCGCGCAGCACGGACACTCGTTGA